One segment of Moorella sp. E308F DNA contains the following:
- a CDS encoding XF1762 family protein yields the protein MNRQPKLIIVPCTLDEANAFIKQYHRHHGPVKGHKFSIAVADEKNNIRGVAIIGRPVSRVLDDGWTLGVRRLATDGCKNACSALYAAAWRATRAMGYRRLVTYILTTEPGTSLRAAGWRCVGQAGGGSWNRPSRPRVDKHPLQQKLRWEVSDGPIGHLLLPEEGGGVNG from the coding sequence ATGAACCGACAACCAAAACTCATAATAGTACCCTGCACACTTGATGAGGCTAACGCTTTTATCAAGCAATACCATCGTCATCATGGACCAGTTAAAGGACATAAATTTTCTATCGCAGTAGCTGATGAGAAAAACAATATCCGGGGTGTGGCCATAATAGGGAGGCCAGTATCACGGGTACTTGATGATGGATGGACTTTGGGAGTTAGACGGCTGGCTACAGATGGATGTAAAAACGCTTGTTCCGCCCTTTATGCAGCGGCATGGCGGGCAACACGGGCGATGGGATATCGGCGATTAGTAACATATATTCTTACTACTGAGCCGGGTACAAGTCTTCGCGCAGCTGGCTGGCGATGCGTGGGACAGGCTGGAGGCGGGAGCTGGAATCGCCCGAGCAGGCCCCGCGTAGACAAGCATCCGTTACAACAGAAGTTACGGTGGGAAGTATCTGATGGTCCAATAGGACATTTACTTTTACCCGAGGAAGGCGGCGGGGTTAACGGATGA